TGTTGGGACTATTAGAGGGAACATCGCCTATCGTCGATGTACTTGTTTGTAAAGTTGGTGGTGGGGGCGGTGACTTTAAAGAATTATTCGAAATTGATTCAGTTTCAGTACGAGTAGGAAATGTAGGAGCAATAGGGGGGCCAGATGATATTGGGGGAGGAATGGCTTGCTGAGGAAGACTTGGAGCACTGTGTGTTGGTAACGGTGGAGCTGCCACAACTGGGGGAGCGGGTTTTTCGATATTCGAAGAAGGAAGTACGTCATGTAATAAAGAAGCAGCAGGGGTACCATTATTACCATCGCCTAGTGAAATTGGTGGCACTGGTGGAGGTGGAACATGCCCAGGTAGGGAAGGTGCCTTTACTGTTCCTACCCCCTTCGTTGTTTCATCTTTATCGTGAGCATGGCCATCTGCTGATGGCATCGAAATCTGAAGTGGTGCTTTAGGCGGAGGTGGGGCACTGATAGGCAAAGGTGGTACCATAGTGTTCGGACGGGCAGATGGCAGATTAGGGGCATTAGAAGATGTCTGTTTATGTAACTTGGACTCAATCTCATCTAAAAACGACATACTTTTTTGACTTGAATGTTTTGGTGAATTTACAGGTGGAATAGTAGCGGAAGTGTTTACGCTATCATTTGCAGTCGATCCTATCACATCTTCCTGTTTATCTTGAGTAGTGTATCCGGTACTACCGCCAACCACAAATCTATCATCCCTCTTATTTTGAATCTCAGCAAGAAACGGTAAGGCACCTCCGGGTGTAACAGAAGAAGACGTAGGAGGTATTTCAGATTGCTTGTTGAACGCCGACGGCTTGCTGGTTATGAGTGTtggaggaggaggaggagaTGGTACAGGTGCCACTGCCGGCAgagtattattattattattattattattattagtaGTAGTAGGAGGAGCAGAAGGAGGAGGAGGGGGTGGAGGAGGGGGTGCTGGTGTTGCAGGAATAGATGATGCTGGCAAAATAGAAGATGTCGAAAAAgaaggaggaggaggaggaggaggaggaggaacGGGAATTGAGGAAGTTTTGCTGTTAGGCATAGAGGTGATGTTTAGTAACGATGAAGGTGAAGGAGCAGGAGCTGCTGATACATTATTAGACAATACAGAATTCAGGgttggtggtggtggtggaGGTGGAGCAGGGGCTGGCGTTGGTTTTTTAGATTTTGCAGGAATCACGTTTGACAGTAATGTTGGAGGTGGCACGGTAGGCGGCAATGGCGGAGCATGCGATGTAGGGATGGGCGGTGCAGATGATGGCATTGCAGGATGTATGGTAGACCTGACATTCTCGGTTTGCTTTTCTGCTAAAGTAGCATCATCAACTATTCCTCGCTCAGACCTTCTAGCATTGATTTCAGCCAAAAATGGTAGTCCTCCTGCAggaacttcttcttcagaagaagatggtGGTGGCGGTGGTGGCGCGTTGGCTGCAGGTTTAAGGTTTTTGGAATCCAAGCTAAATGCTGGAACAGGAGGAGGGGGTGGCGCCTGAGGAGGGTTATTGGCAGGTGATGGTAGAGTAGCTGATGGTAAAGGGAGAACTGAGGCACTCGGAAATGATGTATTGGAACTTTTCCTTTGATGGCTTCTGCGCGCTGGCCTTACTGTAGGCATATGTGGCCTATTTTGCGGCACTTTTGGAGTGGAAGCACTTTGTAATGGACGTGGTGGTGCTGTAAATGACGGTACATTAGGAATAGGAGGAGCACCGGAAGATGGAACGCTGGGAATTGGAGGTGCAGAAGACGATGGCATACTAGGCACAGCAGGTGCAGACGATAAT
The nucleotide sequence above comes from Saccharomyces mikatae IFO 1815 strain IFO1815 genome assembly, chromosome: 12. Encoded proteins:
- the VRP1 gene encoding Vrp1p (similar to Saccharomyces cerevisiae VRP1 (YLR337C); ancestral locus Anc_4.168), whose amino-acid sequence is MAGAPAPPPPPPPPALGGGSAPKPATSVMQGRDALLGDIRKGMKLKKAETNDRSAPIVGGGVISSAPGSSGTVSSKGPSMSAPPIPGMGGPQLGDILAGGVPKLKHVNNPSIKSSSSLNAPPVLGAAPSVTAPPIPHVPLSSAPAVPSMPSSSAPPIPSVPSSGAPPIPNVPSFTAPPRPLQSASTPKVPQNRPHMPTVRPARRSHQRKSSNTSFPSASVLPLPSATLPSPANNPPQAPPPPPVPAFSLDSKNLKPAANAPPPPPPSSSEEEVPAGGLPFLAEINARRSERGIVDDATLAEKQTENVRSTIHPAMPSSAPPIPTSHAPPLPPTVPPPTLLSNVIPAKSKKPTPAPAPPPPPPPTLNSVLSNNVSAAPAPSPSSLLNITSMPNSKTSSIPVPPPPPPPPPSFSTSSILPASSIPATPAPPPPPPPPPSAPPTTTNNNNNNNNNTLPAVAPVPSPPPPPTLITSKPSAFNKQSEIPPTSSSVTPGGALPFLAEIQNKRDDRFVVGGSTGYTTQDKQEDVIGSTANDSVNTSATIPPVNSPKHSSQKSMSFLDEIESKLHKQTSSNAPNLPSARPNTMVPPLPISAPPPPKAPLQISMPSADGHAHDKDETTKGVGTVKAPSLPGHVPPPPVPPISLGDGNNGTPAASLLHDVLPSSNIEKPAPPVVAAPPLPTHSAPSLPQQAIPPPISSGPPIAPTFPTRTETESISNNSLKSPPPPPTLQTSTSTIGDVPSNSPNKNLKQRLFSTGEPTLQHGHNTHTNQPDVDVGKYTISGSNSTLGAKSGNEKIIIDDSRFKWTNVSQIPKPRPFQNKTKLYPSGKGSSVPLDLTLST